Part of the Salinimonas lutimaris genome, TTTTGGTGGCAAAAATATGACCCAGGGCAATGTAGGAGGGGCGCAGGGCCAGTACCCGGCCAAGTTCGGCGTAGCCGTGGGTAGAAATACCCAGTCGCAGGCCGCTGCGGGCAATCAGGGTCAGGTCGGCATCCTGCAGGTCATCCTGACCCAGATGCACGCCATAGGCACCGGCGGCCAGCGCCAGTTGCCAGTGATCATTAATAAACACCTGACTGTGATACTTACGGCCCAGCGCCACGGCCTGATGGATAATGTCTGGCAGGGCATCAGTGATGGTCTTTATCCGTAACTGGGCGACCCGGACACCTGACTGTAACACCTGCTCCAGCCAGTCAAGCGAGTCGACCACCGGGTAAAGGCCCATATCCGGCCTGTCCAGTCGGGCAAATTCGGCCTGTACACACAGTGTCCTGTCCCGGTCAACCCGGGGCATGTCGCGCTGACTGAGCACGTGGTGAAGACAGGGAGCAACCTGAATTTTTTCTGGCTTTTGGGCAACAGGAAACGCTGTGTGAAAGCACTGGTTGAGCCTGGCCTTGGCCTGGCAAACCGCATCTTCAGGCGCAAACCCGGCTGCAGTGAGCACCGCTATGGCACTGGCCAGCAAACATCCGGTGCCACGTAGTTGTACCGGCTGCATCGCACTGGCGAATTGCCAGGTATAGCCAGCGGTGTACAGGGTATCTGTGGCCTCAGCCTGACGGCGGTGCCCCCCCTTCACCAGCACGGCCTGCATTCGTCCGCGCAGCAGCCCCCGGGCCTGTTGTTCCTGACTGGTTAAAGGCTCAGCCAGTCTGCCCAGTTCAGGCAGGTTGGGGGTCAGTATCGTCACCACGTCCAGTAAGGCATCAATATCCTCACGGCTGATGGTTCCAAGTGTCTGGCCGGTCGACGCGGTCAATACCGGATCCCAAATGACTGGCAGGTCGGGGTATTGGTTAATTATCCGGTGCAGCAGTGAGGTCAGCGCCCGGCACTGCGCTGAGCTGGCCAGCGCGCCGATCTTCACCGCCAGCGGTACCTGTGCCTCCAGAGCGCTCAGCTGCTTTTCAAAATCAGACAACGCCGTGGACTGTACACTGATAGCGCTGTGATGAGTCTGGACGGAAATCAGCGTCACCGCCTGAGCTACCGGCATTCCCAGTGAGGCCGCAGTAATACCGTCACGCAACAGGCCGGCCCCGCCACTGGTGTCCAGCCCGCCGATGCACCAGATGACACCGCAGGCCGCCATTACTTGCTGACCTCGGTGGCATCTACATACAAGCGCCCGCCCCGTTGATTGAACGTATCTGCCATCTGCTGCATTCCGGCCTGTGCTTCCTGCCGGCTTTGCTCTGCTGCATGATCGCGGACTTCCTGGGATATTTTCATTGAACAGAACTTGGGCCCGCACATAGAGCAAAAATGCGCTACCTTGTTGGAGGCCTGAGGCAGTGTTTCGTCGTGATAGGCACGGGCCGTATGCGGGTCCAGTGCTAGGTTAAACTGGTCTTCCCAGCGAAACTCAAACCGGGCTTTTGACATAGCATTGTCACGAATCTGCGCTCCAGGATGACCCTTTGCCAGATCGCCGGCATGCGCTGCTATCTTGTAGGTGATAAGGCCCTGCTTAACATCTTCCTTGTTGGGCAGTCCCAGATGTTCTTTAGGCGTGACATAACACAGCATGGCACAGCCATACCAGCCAATCATGGCAGCCCCGATGCCCGAGGTAATGTGATCATAGCCTGGAGCAATGTCGGTGGTCAGCGGACCAAGGGTGTAAAAGGGGGCACCGTGACAATGTTTGAGCTGCTCATCCATGTTTTCTTTGATCATGTGCATTGGCACATGTCCGGGGCCCTCAATCATCACCTGTACGTCGTATTGCCAGGCAATCTGAGTTAGTTCACCCAGTGTACGCAGCTCGGCAAACTGCGCTTCATCGTTGGCGTCGGCCACCGAACCGGGCCGCAGGCCATCTCCTAATGACAAAGAGACATCATAGGCGGCGCAAATCTCGCAGATTTCTTTGAAGTGAGTATATAAAAAGCTTTCCTCGTGATGGCTTAAACACCACTTCGCCATAATCGCGCCGCCCCGGGATACAATGCCGGTCAGGCGGTTAGCCGTCATAGGCACAAACGGTAAGCGCACACCGGCATGAATGGTAAAATAATCCACGCCCTGTTCAGCCTGTTCAAGCAGCGTATCGCGGAAAATTTCCCAGTTCAGGTTTTCAGCCACGCCGCCCACCTTTTCCAGGGCCTGATAAATCGGCACCGTACCCAGTGGTACCGGGCTGTTGCGCAGAAGCCACTCGCGGGTTTCATGAATATTACGGCCGGTTGACAGATCCATGATGGTATCGGCGCCCCAGCGAGTCGACCAGACCAGTTTTTCTACTTCCTCCTCAATTGACGAGGTAACCGCGGAGTTACCGATATTGGCATTCACTTTCACCAGAAAGTTGCGCCCGATGATCATCGGCTCGGCTTCCGGGTGGTTAATGTTGGCCGGAATGATAGCCCGACCGGCTGCCACTTCGTCTCGCACAAATTCCGGCGTGATTTGATCAGGCAGGTTGGCGCCAAATGCCTGACCCGCATGCTGCTGGGTCAATATGGCTTCGGTTACCTGGGCCCGCCCCATGTTTTCCCGAATCGCGATAAATTCCATTTCCGGGGTGATGATTCCCTGACGGGCATAGTGTAACTGAGTAACCCGCTTTGCACCGCGAGCCTTTCGCGGACTGCGTCGATGCTCAAAGCGCAGTTCATCTAACGAGATATCCTGCATCCGCGCTTTGGCGAAGGTGGAACTGACGCCTTGTAAAGCCAGAGTATCATTACGTTCTTCTATCCAGCCCTGACGCAATGGCCGGATACCTTTGGTCACATCAATGGTGCTGGTGGGGTCGCCGTAGACACCGGAGGTATCGTATACCGGCACCGGTGAATTGGGCTCTGACTCGGTATCACTTAAACGGGTGTTATCCAGATAGATTTTGCGCATGGGGACACGGATATCAGCCCGCGAGCCCTGTTCATAGTAGCGTTTGGAATTGGGGTACGCTTCGCCCTGAAGCTGTTGAATAAACGCCTGCGCCTGCTGGCGCTGTTGACGACGATCTGACATAGCATTTTACCTTTTTTGGTGTGATGAAAATGCTTGTCTGGAGTGGTTGAAGGTGTCATGTCCATGCAGGGATCCTGCGTGATACAACAACGCAGCATAATAGACAGTGACTGACCTTGTTCCCTTCGCAGGTATTAGCCTGATCAGGTTCAACGGATCCCGCAATGCGGTCTCAGCTCGTTTTCAAGGTGGCCTGCACACAAGGTGTTGGCAACCGGATAACGGAGCACTCCGACAAGAAGTTAATTTCAGTATAAGGGCCTGATTACCACAGAATCAACCCCGATTTTATAAAAAACTCAGTGCTGCCGACCGTTTACAAACCGGGGTTGGGCGAATTTACATAGTGAGGCTGATGCAATTCTGATAGTTTGAATGAGAATTATTTTTAGTTAAGAGGCGCGGCGGTATATCGCCATGCATTGCTGCGCTTGTTTGCCGCAAAAGAGGCACGTTATGACATTATGGGATTTACCCAGCAAGCAACTGGCAGTGGTAACACGTATTCAAAGCTCAATTGTTGCGGCTGTCAGTGAGCGTTTATCTGAGATGGGGCTGGAAGAAGGCCGGGAAGTTTTATGCGTGCGCAAGGGGCCTTTAGGAGGCCCGATTGTACTGCAACTTGGCGGCAGTATTTTTGCCATCGAATCCCAGCTTGCTGCACAGATTGATGTAGCGCCAGCCGCCTGAATCCCTTCTTTTTTCCTTTTCAGTTAGTCAGAAGTAACCATGCAAAAAATATTAATGGTGGGCAAGCCGAATTCAGGCAAAAGCCTGTTGTTTAATCAGTTAACCGGGCTGCGCCAAAAGGTCGCCAACTACCCCGGTGTGACCGTGGAAGTAAAACGGGGTCAGTGTGATAAATTTGAGGTGGTGGATTTACCCGGTACTTACACCATGCGCGGTCTTAGCCGTGATGAAGAAATAGCGGTTAAAGAAATAAAACACGCCATCGAGCAGGACGATACCGCGCTGGTACTGTGTGTGCTCGATGCCACCCGGCTGGAGCGCAGTCTGGTGCTGGGGCTGCAAATTCAAAAACTCGCCAAAGAGCGGGGCAAGTCAGTGTTGTTTGCCCTGAACTTTATCGATGAGGTACATCGTATCGGCGAGGATATCGATACGTCCGCGCTCAGTCGTGAGCTGGGCAGCCCGGTTCTGGCATTGTCTGCCCGCAGCCTGGAAGGCCTCACCGAGTTCAGACAGGCCATGCTTGAGTATGCCGCGCAGCCGCAAGACATTCTTCCTGAGCACTGCCTCACACAGGCAGAGTCAGCGGTAAAACGCAGTCACGAATTGGCTAACCAATTTGGGCTGAAAATGGATGTGGTGCTGAAAAAACAAAATGCGATCGATCGGTTTTTGCTTAATAACTGGTCTGGTAGCGTAGTATTTCTTGGCATTATGTTTGTGTTGTTCCAGAGTATTTTTACGCTGGCCACGCCATTAATGGACGGCGTGGAAACGCTGGTTGCGAATATAGCCTCCGGGGTGAGTGCAGTGGCACCGGCCGGAATTGTCCGCGATTTTTTTAATGACGCGATTTTCGGCGGGTTCGGGTCATTTTTGGTATTTGTACCGCAAATTATGGTGCTGACTCTGGTGATTGGATTGCTTGAAGATAGCGGCTATCTGGCCCGGGCGGCATTGATGTGTCACCGGCCGCTCAGCGCCATAGGTCTGTCCGGGCGCAGTTTTATTCCTTATCTGTCAGGGCATGCCTGTGCGATTCCGGCCATTATGGCTGCCCGTACCATCGAATCACCGCATAAGCGGTTAATTACCATGATGACCATTCCGCTGATGTCCTGCTCGGCGCGGTTACCGGTATATGCGTTGCTGGTGGCTGTACTGGTGCCGCAAGATGCCACATTTCTGGGCATTTTTGACTTGCAGGGCGCGGCTTTTTTCGGGCTGTACTTCTTTGGTATCGTGATGGCGCTGTTGGTCAGTCAGCTGCTGAATAAAACGATGCCCAGGGATTTAGAAGCCTCTGACATGCCCTTTATTCTGGAGCTTCCCACATACCGTTTGCCACACTGGAAGCCGCTTTTTTACCGTGTTTTAAACAGTGGAACCGCCTTCATCCGCCGCGCCGCCCCAGTCATTTTTGTGGTTTCGGTGGGGATCTGGATTCTGGGTTACTTCCCGTTAAACAGTGAGCTGGAGCAGTCCTGGCTGGGTCAGCTTGGGCACATTATTCAGCCGGTGTTTGAGCCCATGGGGCTGGACTGGCGCTATGGTGTGGCCATTTTAATGTCGTTTCTGGCCCGTGAAGTCTTTGTAGGGGCGCTAGGAACCTTGTTTGGTATGCAGGGAGCTGAAGACAATGTTGCAGGCCTTGCAGAAAAGCTTCAGGCGGACGGCCTGACATTAAGCGCCGGGCTGGGACTGGTGCTGTTCTACGTGGTTGCCCTGCAATGTGTGGCGACGGTAGCTATGCTCAGAGCCGAAACCGGCAGCAACAAACTGGCCTGGGGGTTATATGCAGGCTATGGCGTCCTGGCTTATGGTATTGCCTGTCTGGTAAACCTGATTATGTAGCGTGGATCCAAATTCTGAACAAACCACTCCAATGGGAGTGGTTTTTTTTTGAACTTTTTTAATACAGGTTTAAAAAAATATAAAGACAACAAAATCAAAAGTTTATTTGAATTGGTAATATAGGTTTATGTGGTTTAATGTGGATTTACCATCATTCTGGTCATGTATGTTGTTTGACATTTAATCAGGCTACTGGTTACATACCTGTCACAAGGATTTTACAAATCTGGAAAACAGGACATGAAAACAATAAATACACACACTGCACTCTACACTGCATTACACAAAAAGTTCCGGCCCACCGCGATTGCTTCCGTCGTAGCATTGGGGTGCGGTCTTACCGTGTTGCCATCCCATGCTCAGGACGCCGATAATCAGGTCAATGAAGAAACCACGGAGATTATCGAAGTAAAAGGGATCCGCGGCACGATTCAGGACTCGATTGATATCAAACGAGAATCGACAACCATTGTGGATGGCATCTCTGCCAGTGACATTGGCGATCTGCCAGCACTATCAATTGGTGAAGCGCTGGAAACCTTGACGGGTGCCTCATCACACCGGGAGCAAGGCGGTGCTACCGAAATTTCTATTCGGGGGCTTGGGCCTTACCTGGGTAGTACGGTCATGAATGGCCGTGAAGCTTCCAACGGTAGTGGCGATCGGTCGGTCAACTTTTCTCAGTTCCCGTCTGAGTTATTCAATAAGATCGCTATTTATAAAACCCAGGAAGCGAGCCTGATTGAAGGCGGCGTGTCAGGACAGATAGCGCTGGAAACCGTCAAGCCATTAGATTACGGAAAACAACGTTTTCAGTTTGAATACAAAGCAAACTGGAACCCGGACAACAGCGACCTGCAAGATCCGGAAAGAGATCTGGGCTCACGTATTACCGCCAGTGTCATTGACCAGTTTGAGACCAATGACTATGGGTCTATTGGTATTTCACTGGGAGCGCAAAAAAACCTGGCGACCAACCCTGAACAAGAAGCCAGAA contains:
- the thiE gene encoding thiamine phosphate synthase; this encodes MAACGVIWCIGGLDTSGGAGLLRDGITAASLGMPVAQAVTLISVQTHHSAISVQSTALSDFEKQLSALEAQVPLAVKIGALASSAQCRALTSLLHRIINQYPDLPVIWDPVLTASTGQTLGTISREDIDALLDVVTILTPNLPELGRLAEPLTSQEQQARGLLRGRMQAVLVKGGHRRQAEATDTLYTAGYTWQFASAMQPVQLRGTGCLLASAIAVLTAAGFAPEDAVCQAKARLNQCFHTAFPVAQKPEKIQVAPCLHHVLSQRDMPRVDRDRTLCVQAEFARLDRPDMGLYPVVDSLDWLEQVLQSGVRVAQLRIKTITDALPDIIHQAVALGRKYHSQVFINDHWQLALAAGAYGVHLGQDDLQDADLTLIARSGLRLGISTHGYAELGRVLALRPSYIALGHIFATKTKHMPSAPQGPERLAAYAELCGDIPTVAIGGISIARAPQVWATGVDGLAVVTAITEAADPARAIHALQEVTDHVR
- the thiC gene encoding phosphomethylpyrimidine synthase ThiC — encoded protein: MSDRRQQRQQAQAFIQQLQGEAYPNSKRYYEQGSRADIRVPMRKIYLDNTRLSDTESEPNSPVPVYDTSGVYGDPTSTIDVTKGIRPLRQGWIEERNDTLALQGVSSTFAKARMQDISLDELRFEHRRSPRKARGAKRVTQLHYARQGIITPEMEFIAIRENMGRAQVTEAILTQQHAGQAFGANLPDQITPEFVRDEVAAGRAIIPANINHPEAEPMIIGRNFLVKVNANIGNSAVTSSIEEEVEKLVWSTRWGADTIMDLSTGRNIHETREWLLRNSPVPLGTVPIYQALEKVGGVAENLNWEIFRDTLLEQAEQGVDYFTIHAGVRLPFVPMTANRLTGIVSRGGAIMAKWCLSHHEESFLYTHFKEICEICAAYDVSLSLGDGLRPGSVADANDEAQFAELRTLGELTQIAWQYDVQVMIEGPGHVPMHMIKENMDEQLKHCHGAPFYTLGPLTTDIAPGYDHITSGIGAAMIGWYGCAMLCYVTPKEHLGLPNKEDVKQGLITYKIAAHAGDLAKGHPGAQIRDNAMSKARFEFRWEDQFNLALDPHTARAYHDETLPQASNKVAHFCSMCGPKFCSMKISQEVRDHAAEQSRQEAQAGMQQMADTFNQRGGRLYVDATEVSK
- a CDS encoding FeoA family protein gives rise to the protein MTLWDLPSKQLAVVTRIQSSIVAAVSERLSEMGLEEGREVLCVRKGPLGGPIVLQLGGSIFAIESQLAAQIDVAPAA
- the feoB gene encoding ferrous iron transporter B, which translates into the protein MQKILMVGKPNSGKSLLFNQLTGLRQKVANYPGVTVEVKRGQCDKFEVVDLPGTYTMRGLSRDEEIAVKEIKHAIEQDDTALVLCVLDATRLERSLVLGLQIQKLAKERGKSVLFALNFIDEVHRIGEDIDTSALSRELGSPVLALSARSLEGLTEFRQAMLEYAAQPQDILPEHCLTQAESAVKRSHELANQFGLKMDVVLKKQNAIDRFLLNNWSGSVVFLGIMFVLFQSIFTLATPLMDGVETLVANIASGVSAVAPAGIVRDFFNDAIFGGFGSFLVFVPQIMVLTLVIGLLEDSGYLARAALMCHRPLSAIGLSGRSFIPYLSGHACAIPAIMAARTIESPHKRLITMMTIPLMSCSARLPVYALLVAVLVPQDATFLGIFDLQGAAFFGLYFFGIVMALLVSQLLNKTMPRDLEASDMPFILELPTYRLPHWKPLFYRVLNSGTAFIRRAAPVIFVVSVGIWILGYFPLNSELEQSWLGQLGHIIQPVFEPMGLDWRYGVAILMSFLAREVFVGALGTLFGMQGAEDNVAGLAEKLQADGLTLSAGLGLVLFYVVALQCVATVAMLRAETGSNKLAWGLYAGYGVLAYGIACLVNLIM